One Nocardioides oleivorans DNA segment encodes these proteins:
- a CDS encoding ABC transporter substrate-binding protein, giving the protein MRSTTSHHARTGGSVLAAVSVLLLAGCGSSGDEDGSSSGAGSSADASTVSVSNCGTDVEFPTPAQDLFVNDSNLISMVLALGAEDQVAAVSSIGRDQEVLTEHYGDAVAGLNQVSDDYPSLETVIAARPDVMVAGWNYGYDETKQLTPDSLAQRDIAAYVLTESCRQDGSDARGIVDPWTALREDMTNLGAITGTQDRATEVVADFDARLDALDASPRAEEDPVVFVFDSGEKAVFTSGAFGAPQAVIEAGGGVNAMSDLEDTWTEVSWERLAASRPEAFVFVDYPGQTFEQKVAVLKANPATRDLPAVEEERFLNLPYAMWTSGPLNIDAAEQVRAALEEWELVPTA; this is encoded by the coding sequence ATGAGAAGCACCACCAGCCACCACGCCCGGACCGGTGGCAGCGTCCTCGCAGCCGTGTCGGTCCTCCTCCTCGCCGGCTGCGGCTCCTCGGGCGATGAGGACGGCTCGTCCTCCGGGGCCGGGTCCTCGGCGGACGCCTCGACCGTGTCGGTGTCCAACTGCGGGACCGACGTCGAGTTCCCGACGCCCGCGCAGGACCTCTTCGTCAACGACAGCAACCTGATCTCGATGGTGCTCGCCCTCGGCGCCGAGGACCAGGTGGCGGCGGTGTCCAGCATCGGTCGCGACCAGGAGGTCCTCACCGAGCACTACGGCGACGCGGTGGCCGGGCTCAACCAGGTCTCCGACGACTACCCGAGCCTCGAGACGGTCATCGCCGCGCGGCCCGACGTCATGGTCGCCGGCTGGAACTACGGCTACGACGAGACCAAGCAGCTCACCCCCGACAGCCTCGCCCAGCGCGACATCGCGGCGTACGTCCTCACCGAGTCGTGCCGCCAGGACGGCAGCGACGCCCGCGGCATCGTCGACCCCTGGACCGCGCTGCGCGAGGACATGACCAACCTCGGCGCCATCACCGGCACGCAGGACAGGGCGACGGAGGTCGTCGCCGACTTCGACGCCCGCCTCGACGCGCTCGACGCGTCGCCGCGCGCCGAGGAGGACCCGGTCGTCTTCGTGTTCGACAGCGGCGAGAAGGCCGTCTTCACGTCCGGTGCCTTCGGCGCGCCCCAGGCGGTCATCGAGGCCGGCGGCGGAGTCAACGCCATGTCCGACCTCGAGGACACCTGGACCGAGGTCTCCTGGGAGCGGCTCGCCGCCTCGCGGCCCGAGGCGTTCGTCTTCGTCGACTACCCCGGCCAGACCTTCGAGCAGAAGGTTGCCGTCCTGAAGGCCAACCCGGCCACCAGGGACCTGCCCGCCGTCGAGGAGGAGAGGTTCCTCAACCTGCCCTACGCGATGTGGACCAGCGGCCCGCTCAACATCGACGCCGCCGAGCAGGTGCGCGCCGCGCTCGAGGAGTGGGAGCTCGTGCCGACCGCGTGA
- a CDS encoding Type 1 glutamine amidotransferase-like domain-containing protein codes for MKLLLTSGGVTNASIRSALVGLLGKPIEESTALGIPTAQWGHPMCGPASLRRFVADGTPPTMTGLGWRSVGMLELTALPTIARERWEPWVREADVLLVDGGEATYLAHWMRESGVLDLLPELDDTVWVGVSAGSMVLTPRIGDLFVEWEAAQGDRTLGLVDFSIFPHVGLFPGNTFEIAEEWAAGLGNPAYALDEQSAVVVDGDRVEVVSEGEWRHLGG; via the coding sequence ATGAAGCTCCTGCTCACCTCCGGCGGCGTCACCAACGCCAGCATCAGGTCCGCGCTGGTCGGGCTGCTCGGCAAGCCGATCGAGGAGTCGACGGCGCTCGGCATCCCCACGGCGCAGTGGGGCCACCCGATGTGCGGGCCGGCGTCGCTGCGCCGGTTCGTGGCCGACGGGACTCCCCCGACCATGACCGGCCTGGGCTGGAGGTCCGTCGGGATGCTCGAGCTCACCGCGCTCCCGACGATCGCCCGCGAGCGCTGGGAGCCCTGGGTCCGGGAGGCCGACGTGCTGCTCGTCGACGGCGGCGAGGCGACGTACCTCGCCCACTGGATGCGCGAGTCCGGCGTCCTGGACCTGCTGCCCGAGCTGGACGACACGGTCTGGGTCGGCGTCAGCGCCGGGAGCATGGTGCTGACGCCGCGGATCGGCGACCTGTTCGTCGAGTGGGAGGCCGCTCAGGGCGACCGGACGCTCGGCCTGGTCGACTTCTCGATCTTCCCGCACGTCGGCCTGTTCCCGGGCAACACCTTCGAGATCGCCGAGGAGTGGGCCGCCGGCCTCGGCAACCCGGCCTACGCCCTCGACGAGCAGTCGGCCGTCGTCGTCGACGGCGACCGGGTCGAGGTCGTCTCCGAGGGCGAGTGGCGGCACCTCGGTGGCTGA
- a CDS encoding alanine racemase, with product MADRATPYLRVDVARLRANVERAATSAAEVGVVLRPHAKTHKSADIARLQLASGAVGLTVATVGEAEAFAASGCTDLFIAYPLWLTDALAARLRTLAGSGTRIAIGVDSVDGARRAASRLAGSGVEVVVEVDSGHHRSGAEPASAGEVALAAAPVAVRGVFTFPGHSYSLDGRAAAARDEAGALATARTSLASAGVAAQVVSGGSTPSLEHADTSVLTEVRPGVYVFGDAQQWELGAMPSDDIALTAVATVVSHAGGRAVLDAGSKVLGADRAAYATGSGRLLDHPDARIVQLSEHHAVAELPGPLPALGSRVLVVPNHCCTAVNLADELWPTGHDTPWPVTARGRNA from the coding sequence GTGGCTGACCGCGCCACGCCGTACCTCCGGGTCGACGTCGCCCGCCTGCGGGCCAACGTCGAGCGCGCGGCGACCTCGGCCGCCGAGGTCGGCGTCGTCCTCCGGCCGCACGCCAAGACCCACAAGTCCGCGGACATCGCCCGGCTCCAGCTGGCGTCGGGCGCCGTCGGGCTGACGGTCGCGACCGTCGGCGAGGCCGAGGCGTTCGCGGCGAGCGGCTGCACGGACCTGTTCATCGCCTATCCCCTGTGGTTGACCGACGCACTCGCGGCGCGGCTCCGGACGCTCGCGGGGTCCGGCACCCGGATCGCGATCGGGGTCGACTCGGTGGACGGCGCGCGGAGGGCCGCGTCCCGGCTCGCCGGCAGCGGCGTCGAGGTCGTCGTCGAGGTCGACTCGGGCCACCACCGCAGCGGCGCCGAACCGGCGTCCGCCGGCGAGGTCGCGCTCGCCGCCGCTCCCGTGGCGGTGCGCGGCGTGTTCACCTTCCCCGGACACTCCTACTCGCTCGACGGGCGCGCCGCGGCGGCCCGCGACGAGGCAGGCGCCCTCGCCACGGCGCGTACGTCGCTCGCGTCGGCAGGCGTCGCCGCGCAGGTCGTCAGCGGCGGGTCGACCCCGTCGCTCGAGCACGCCGACACCTCGGTGCTGACCGAGGTGCGGCCCGGCGTCTACGTCTTCGGCGACGCGCAGCAGTGGGAGCTCGGCGCGATGCCGTCCGACGACATCGCGCTGACGGCGGTGGCCACGGTCGTCAGCCACGCGGGCGGCCGCGCCGTGCTCGACGCCGGATCCAAGGTGCTCGGCGCGGACCGGGCGGCGTACGCCACCGGGTCCGGCCGGCTGCTCGACCACCCCGACGCGCGGATCGTCCAGCTCTCCGAGCACCACGCGGTCGCCGAGCTGCCCGGCCCGCTGCCCGCCCTCGGGAGCCGGGTGCTGGTCGTGCCGAACCACTGCTGCACCGCGGTCAACCTCGCCGACGAGCTGTGGCCGACCGGCCACGACACCCCATGGCCCGTGACGGCGCGGGGTCGCAACGCCTGA
- a CDS encoding alcohol dehydrogenase catalytic domain-containing protein: protein MKITAAVLEVLGAERPYASSTPLTVGELDLDPPVGREVLVRMEAAGICHSDLSVVDGNRPRPVPMLLGHEACGRVEAVGPDSALDVGQRVVMTFLPRCGECEGCRTDGIRPCVVGSASNEAGHLVGGGSRISRGGETVSHHLGVSGFATRAVVDERSVVPVGDDVPPAIAAVLGCAVLTGGGAVLNAGRPRPGDTVAVVGLGGVGMAALLTALSVDDVTVVGIDAAADKLDVARALGAHRALTPAEAVESGLAADVVVEAAGNVRAFETAVDVTGPGGRTVTVGLPPAAPMATISPLRLVAGGRSIIGSYLGSAVPARDIPAFVELWRAGRLPVEKLITSTIALADVNQGMDDLADGRALRQVITFPDI, encoded by the coding sequence GTGAAGATCACCGCCGCCGTCCTCGAGGTGCTCGGAGCCGAGAGGCCCTACGCCAGCAGCACGCCGCTCACTGTCGGGGAGCTCGACCTCGACCCGCCGGTGGGACGTGAGGTTCTTGTGCGGATGGAGGCGGCCGGGATCTGCCACAGCGACCTGTCGGTCGTCGACGGCAACCGCCCGCGCCCGGTGCCGATGCTGCTCGGGCACGAGGCGTGCGGTCGCGTCGAGGCGGTCGGCCCGGACAGCGCGCTCGACGTCGGCCAGCGCGTCGTGATGACCTTCCTGCCCCGCTGCGGCGAGTGCGAGGGCTGCCGGACCGACGGCATCAGGCCATGCGTCGTCGGCAGCGCGAGCAACGAGGCAGGGCACCTGGTCGGTGGAGGGTCGCGGATCTCGCGCGGTGGCGAGACCGTCAGCCACCACCTCGGTGTCTCCGGCTTCGCGACCCGTGCGGTCGTCGACGAGCGATCCGTGGTGCCGGTCGGCGACGACGTACCTCCCGCGATCGCGGCGGTGCTGGGCTGCGCGGTCCTCACCGGTGGGGGCGCCGTGCTCAACGCGGGGCGTCCGCGGCCCGGCGACACGGTCGCGGTGGTCGGACTCGGCGGTGTCGGCATGGCCGCGCTGCTGACGGCGCTCTCCGTCGACGACGTCACGGTGGTCGGCATCGACGCCGCGGCCGACAAGCTCGACGTGGCCCGTGCTCTCGGCGCGCACCGTGCCCTCACGCCGGCCGAGGCGGTCGAGTCCGGTCTCGCCGCCGACGTCGTCGTCGAGGCGGCGGGCAACGTCCGCGCCTTCGAGACCGCGGTCGACGTCACCGGTCCGGGAGGTCGTACGGTCACCGTCGGCCTGCCACCCGCAGCCCCGATGGCCACCATCTCGCCGCTACGGCTCGTCGCCGGCGGCCGCTCGATCATCGGCAGCTACCTCGGCTCGGCCGTGCCTGCGCGCGACATCCCGGCGTTCGTGGAGCTGTGGCGGGCGGGCAGGCTCCCGGTCGAGAAGCTCATCACCTCGACGATCGCGCTCGCCGACGTCAACCAGGGCATGGACGACCTCGCCGACGGCCGGGCCCTCCGTCAGGTCATCACCTTCCCCGACATCTGA
- a CDS encoding carbohydrate ABC transporter permease — protein MRQAARVEARAAYAFVAPTALLLGLFVFLPLAWAVVISFQSTDGFGQGAWIGLDNYARLLGDSRFWRASLNTLVFTVVVTPLSIGLGLAAALLLDAALPARPLFRTVLILPMAVSGVATALVGLLFFDENTGVLNSILASFGLSEPAWQSDGPWAFASVVLVTLWWRVGFNMLIYLTALQGTDPQLHESAMLDGASWVQRLRHVTIPALRPATFFLVIINVIYSFQVFDLVFVLTGGGPEDSTSVLVTYAYEQGFTQRDQGYAAAVGMVLLVATLAFTTLQWRLNRGRDGEA, from the coding sequence ATGAGGCAGGCGGCTCGGGTCGAGGCCCGCGCGGCGTACGCCTTCGTCGCGCCGACGGCACTCCTGCTGGGACTGTTCGTCTTCCTCCCGCTCGCGTGGGCGGTCGTGATCAGCTTCCAGAGCACCGACGGGTTCGGCCAGGGTGCGTGGATCGGCCTCGACAACTACGCGCGGCTGCTCGGCGACTCCCGGTTCTGGCGGGCCAGCCTCAACACCCTGGTGTTCACGGTGGTCGTCACGCCGTTGTCGATCGGTCTCGGGCTCGCCGCGGCCCTGCTCCTCGACGCGGCGCTGCCGGCGCGACCGCTCTTCCGCACCGTGCTGATCCTGCCCATGGCGGTCTCCGGGGTGGCCACGGCGCTCGTGGGGCTGCTGTTCTTCGACGAGAACACCGGGGTCCTCAACAGCATCCTCGCGTCCTTCGGCCTCTCGGAGCCGGCCTGGCAGTCCGACGGTCCGTGGGCGTTCGCATCCGTGGTGCTCGTGACGCTGTGGTGGCGGGTCGGCTTCAACATGCTCATCTACCTCACGGCCCTGCAGGGCACCGACCCGCAGCTGCACGAGTCGGCGATGCTCGACGGCGCGTCGTGGGTGCAGCGGCTCAGGCACGTCACCATCCCCGCGCTGCGACCCGCGACCTTCTTCCTCGTCATCATCAACGTCATCTACTCCTTCCAGGTGTTCGACCTCGTCTTCGTCCTCACCGGCGGCGGTCCCGAGGACTCGACCTCGGTGCTGGTGACCTACGCCTACGAGCAGGGCTTCACCCAGCGCGACCAGGGCTACGCCGCGGCCGTCGGCATGGTGCTGCTGGTCGCGACCCTCGCCTTCACGACGCTCCAGTGGCGCCTCAACCGCGGACGGGACGGTGAGGCATGA
- a CDS encoding ABC transporter ATP-binding protein, whose protein sequence is MTTADVAAPTAAKTALEVRDVSCAIGRRTILAGVDLEVRPGEVLGLVGANGSGKSTLLRALAGVRPAARGEVVLDGVPLSSMRSRERARRIAFVAQEEAAPADLLVVEMVALGRVPHLRASGGMDDESRAAVEEALRLVDLEHSAQQPLDRLSGGERRRAVIARGLAQGAPLLLLDEPTNHLDIRHQLDLMRLVRSLGKTVVVAIHDLDLAATFCDRIAVLHDGGVFACGTPDEVLVPHVLHDAFGVLATRVTHPLTGRTHLLFSHDEREQHP, encoded by the coding sequence ATGACCACCGCCGACGTCGCTGCGCCGACAGCGGCGAAGACCGCCCTCGAGGTGCGTGACGTCTCGTGCGCCATCGGCCGCCGCACGATCCTGGCGGGGGTCGACCTCGAGGTGCGTCCGGGGGAGGTGCTCGGGCTGGTCGGCGCCAACGGCAGCGGCAAGTCGACCCTGCTCCGGGCGCTCGCCGGCGTACGTCCGGCCGCGAGGGGCGAGGTCGTCCTCGACGGCGTGCCGCTCTCCTCGATGCGGTCGCGTGAGCGCGCCCGACGCATCGCGTTCGTCGCCCAGGAGGAAGCCGCCCCGGCCGACCTGCTGGTGGTCGAGATGGTCGCGCTCGGGCGAGTGCCGCACCTGCGTGCGTCCGGCGGGATGGACGACGAGTCGCGAGCCGCGGTCGAGGAGGCCCTGCGCCTTGTCGACCTGGAGCACTCCGCCCAGCAGCCGCTCGACCGGCTCTCGGGCGGCGAGCGCCGTCGCGCGGTGATCGCCCGGGGCCTGGCCCAGGGGGCACCGCTGCTGCTGCTGGACGAGCCCACCAACCACCTCGACATCCGCCACCAGCTCGACCTGATGCGGCTCGTGCGGTCACTCGGGAAGACCGTCGTGGTCGCGATCCACGACCTCGACCTCGCCGCGACCTTCTGCGACCGGATCGCCGTGCTCCACGACGGCGGCGTCTTCGCCTGCGGCACCCCGGACGAGGTGCTCGTGCCCCACGTCCTCCACGACGCGTTCGGCGTGCTCGCCACCCGCGTCACCCACCCCCTCACCGGCAGGACCCACCTGCTGTTCAGCCACGATGAAAGGGAGCAGCACCCATGA
- a CDS encoding carbohydrate ABC transporter permease: MKLLRTVAASVVALVLVFPLYWMVVVALSSRRDLLGGRVGVLPSDLTTDNFRRVLEAFPVGTWFGNSVAVSLSVAVLTVVTNLMAGYAFAHLRFRGASPLFVLALGTLVLPVQVIMVALFRLVTELQLYGTYWAVILPTSASALGMFLARQFFLGIPRDLLDAARLDGAGEWRTFSRIVLPNAKPLVAVLFFMSLLSSWNDFAWPLIALKDNELFTLPIGLLYLQGQYGPDYTATMAYALVNVAPMLVLFVIFQRFFVQGFTSSGLR, translated from the coding sequence ATGAAGCTCCTCCGGACCGTCGCCGCCTCGGTCGTCGCCCTCGTCCTCGTGTTCCCCCTGTACTGGATGGTCGTCGTCGCGCTCTCGAGCCGCCGCGACCTGCTGGGTGGTCGCGTCGGCGTCCTGCCCAGCGACCTGACCACCGACAACTTCCGCCGCGTGCTGGAGGCGTTCCCGGTCGGGACCTGGTTCGGCAACTCCGTGGCCGTCTCCTTGTCGGTGGCCGTCCTGACGGTGGTCACGAACCTGATGGCCGGGTACGCCTTCGCGCACCTGCGCTTCCGCGGGGCGAGCCCGCTCTTCGTGCTCGCACTCGGCACGCTCGTGCTGCCGGTCCAGGTCATCATGGTGGCGCTGTTCCGACTCGTCACCGAGCTGCAGCTCTACGGCACCTACTGGGCGGTCATCCTGCCCACCTCGGCCTCGGCGCTCGGGATGTTCCTGGCGCGCCAGTTCTTCCTGGGGATCCCTCGTGACCTGCTCGACGCGGCCCGGCTCGACGGGGCAGGGGAGTGGCGGACCTTCAGCCGCATCGTCCTGCCCAACGCCAAGCCGCTCGTCGCCGTGCTGTTCTTCATGAGCCTGCTGTCGTCGTGGAACGACTTCGCCTGGCCGTTGATCGCCCTCAAGGACAACGAGCTGTTCACCCTGCCGATCGGCCTGCTCTACCTCCAGGGCCAGTACGGGCCCGACTACACCGCGACGATGGCGTACGCGCTGGTCAACGTCGCGCCGATGCTGGTGCTGTTCGTGATCTTCCAGCGGTTCTTCGTGCAGGGCTTCACGTCCAGCGGCCTGCGCTGA
- a CDS encoding FecCD family ABC transporter permease, which produces MLVTAVVSTGFGAEPLPVGVVVEALAARFGDGPRDPAYDAIVWELRLPRTLLGFVVGAGLAVAGAGIQTLVRNPLADPYLLGVSSGASVGATAVITLGVLSGAGTWALSVGALLGALAASAIVFGIALLQGGLTPLRLVLTGTVLSAAFSSIASFMVFKSSEPQAAQSVLFWLLGSLSGTTWAQLWLPLVTVVACFALLMSASGWLDALAVGPETAAALGVPVPALRIALFVLLSVLVGVLVAVAGGIGFVGLVLPHLSRLLVGPRHRASLPVAALAGGLFLVWVDVITRVAVRPTEIPLSVVTGLIGAPIFLLLLGRRAYRFGGES; this is translated from the coding sequence ATCCTGGTCACGGCGGTGGTCTCGACCGGCTTCGGTGCCGAGCCGCTTCCGGTCGGCGTCGTCGTCGAGGCGCTGGCGGCCCGCTTCGGCGACGGCCCGCGGGACCCGGCGTACGACGCGATCGTGTGGGAGCTCCGGCTGCCGCGGACCCTGCTCGGGTTCGTGGTCGGTGCGGGCCTCGCGGTCGCCGGGGCCGGCATCCAGACGCTCGTCCGCAACCCCCTGGCCGACCCGTACCTCCTGGGTGTCTCCTCGGGCGCGAGCGTCGGTGCCACGGCCGTCATCACCCTCGGCGTGCTCTCGGGCGCCGGGACGTGGGCGCTGTCGGTCGGTGCGCTCCTCGGCGCGCTGGCGGCCTCCGCGATCGTGTTCGGCATCGCCCTGCTCCAGGGCGGTCTGACGCCGCTGCGCCTGGTGCTCACCGGGACGGTGCTGTCGGCTGCGTTCTCCTCGATCGCCAGCTTCATGGTGTTCAAGAGCTCCGAGCCGCAGGCTGCGCAGTCCGTGCTGTTCTGGCTCCTCGGCTCGCTGTCGGGCACCACGTGGGCCCAGCTGTGGCTGCCGCTGGTGACGGTGGTCGCCTGCTTCGCGCTGCTGATGTCGGCGAGCGGGTGGCTCGACGCCCTCGCGGTCGGACCCGAGACGGCGGCTGCGCTCGGTGTCCCGGTCCCCGCCCTGCGCATCGCACTGTTCGTCCTGCTCTCCGTGCTCGTCGGCGTCCTGGTCGCGGTCGCCGGGGGCATCGGGTTCGTCGGTCTCGTCCTGCCCCACCTCTCGCGCCTCCTCGTCGGCCCGCGACACCGCGCCAGCCTGCCGGTGGCGGCGCTCGCGGGCGGGCTGTTCCTGGTGTGGGTCGACGTGATCACCCGGGTCGCCGTACGCCCGACCGAGATCCCCCTGAGCGTGGTCACCGGGCTGATCGGCGCCCCGATCTTCCTGCTGCTGCTGGGCCGTCGGGCCTACCGGTTCGGAGGCGAGTCATGA